TTCAACCGCTTCACTCAGAGCGATTTGTAGAGCATCTTTGATTCTGCCTGCTTTGAGTGCGATTTTGAAGTCCTCACTGGCTGCCATGGCTAAATCCCCCCTTGAGTTGGCTAAGTTTGCGTCCCTTGCTTAGGCGCTTTGGCCCATTAAGATAATTATCAGTGATTGATTATTAATTATCAAGGGTTTCCTGAATTTCTGGTTACTCGGATGAGTTTTCCTGCTTCTGCTTTTTCCATAAAATGGCGATCGCCACCCGCACCGACTTCCCCATCATGGAAACCCGCATTTCTGGGGAAGCCTTCTTTTCCCACTGAATCAAGCTATTGCGAAACGCCTCATCCTGTTGCGCTCTCTGGACAATGGCAGATACAATCACCTTTTTCTGGAGCTGCTCTAGAGCAATACCTTCCTCTTTCAAATAATTTAACAACCGTTCAATATTGGCTACAAACTGCTCCGGCAGTTGGGAAAACAGAATCGACTTAATCTGCTTCGAGGTCTCCTGATAGAGTTGTTGTTGGCGATCGAGCATCGGCTTTGGAGGGGGAGGAGGTGGGGGACTCGGATTCACCACTGGTCGAGATTCCGGTAAAGTGGGATGTTTCAAAAGACTCAATAATTGCTGGCGACACAGTGTAAACCGTTCCTTAACTTCCGGATACAAATTTAAAATCTGTTCAGAAAGTATTTTGGCATTCACCACATGATTCGCTAATAACCTTAACAAATACTGATGATCCATCGGCACATAGGATTCAATCGTTAAATGCAGCTCTAAATTTTCCTGTTGCAATTCTGCCAAGGTCAAAATCAAAACTTCCCAATTGGGCGGCTCATTAAACAAAACCTCAATCGTCGTACTACTTTCTTGATACTCTTGCCCCAGTTCTCCCGCCTCAAAATCTCGATTTACTGGATAGCGACTGGTAGGACTTTTCGTCGTAAAATTATATTGTCTCCACAAATAGCGACAGATTACCTTAGATAAATCAACTCCCTCAATTTTCCAATTTTGGATACACGCACCCGTTAAATTACAACCATCTAAAATTGTCCGAATCAGGCGAGTTTCCAATAACAGAGCATCGGTCAGATCCGTTTCTCCCAAATTGGCATCACTCAAATACGATCCACTTAAATCTGCCCGTCTGAGATTCGACCCCCGTAAATTGGCATGACTTAAATTTCCTTGCAACAGATAAACATCTTCTAAATTCGTCCGCAATAAATGAGAATTCTTAAAACTTGTTTTCAGTAAATATGCTCCGGCCAAATCCGCCCGACTCAAATCAGCATAATCTAACATGGCATCACTTAAATCTGCCCCTGTAAGAATCACTCGATGTAAATCAGCTCGACTTAAATTGGCCGATCGCAAACAACAGTTAAGTAAATTGGCCTCGGTTAAATTCACCTCGACCAAAATCGCATTGCGTAAATTGGCCTCCTCTAAATGACTCTCCCGTAAATTCGCTCCCGTTAAATTCGCCCCCGTTAAATTCGCCTGGCGCAGATTCGCTTCCATTAACTCGGTTTGGCTTAAATTGACACTCGTTAGCTTTGCCCGTTCCAAATTAATTTGATCTAACGTCGAATTTTGTAAATCGGCACTGGTCAAATCCGCTTCTGTGAGGGTTGCCCAATTAAGTTCTGCTTCCTGGATTCGAGATAAGCGTAAATCTGCCTTCGTTAAATTTGCTCCACTGAAATTACAACCCTTTAATTGACTACTGGTTAGAACCCCATTACTTAAATCTGCATGTCGAAAACAGGCTCCTGTAAGATTGGCTTCATTAAGGGATACCCACGTTAAATTGGCTCCGGTTAAATCAGCCCCAGTCAAATCAATTTGACGTAAATTTGCGCCACTGAGGTGAGCGCCACTGAGGTCTACATGGGCAAAATCCCGTTCTCCTTGTCGATAGCGATTGAGTAGCTCTTGTGTTTCCATGAAAACTGGTGATGGGTTCCCTGAACTGGAGTAAAATCGGGTTTTCCTTGACCGGAGCTTTTACTCCAATCTCCCCTAGTGTACTGTCAACGGGTTTATCAAAGGAGGAAGCTAGAACACAATTAGAGCAGACTCTTAAGGCAACCATTGGGGATGGAATCCTTTTAAGGGCAGAACTTCAGGCTTAATTTGGGGGTCTTCCATCAGTTTTTGGGCATCGATAATCGGTAGTATCCAAAGATTACTGTTTTTGCTCTGTGGTTCGTCTGCGGGGGGATTGGAGGGTTCTTCGGGAGCATCGACTTGATTATGATCGAACAGAAGGGCAACCCCATCTGGGGATAAATTCATGTGGATTTCCCGTTGATTGGGCAAACCGACTAAGGGGATTTGCTCTGTGGTTTCGAGGTTAATGGCGGTAATATAGGGTAGTTCTTGGTAGAGTTCTCCGGGTAAGAGTTTGGAGAGGAGACAGTAGAGGGTGGTTTGGGTGGGGTCAAATTCGCACTCTCGAATCGATCCGTTGGTTTTGAGTAGTTCTTTTTCGGTTCCTTGGTTGGTGACGAGATAGAGCGATCGCGTGAAATCCGTGTTAAATTTGATCATCGTGGCGGCTGAACCATCGGGGGCAAAACTGAGAACTTGCCCAAATTTGGGCAGAAAGTCTAGGGGTTGGTTCGTCGGTTCGGAGTCATCCGGATAGAGGGGAAGCAAGGCTACCCCTTCTCCTTGTAAGAGGGCTAAAGCCTGGGAATCAGGAGTAATTAAAAACTCTCCTCCGGGTTGGTTTTCCATGGGATAGGGGTCTCCTTTTTCCGGAATCAGCCAGAGTCCGAAGTCGCTTGGATCTTCACGATTGACCCGTTGTACGACGATGGTTTTGCCATCCGGAGACAGATCGAAGGCCAGGTTTTGATAGGTTTCGTTGTCTAAAACTGCATCCACAATACTGGGATTTTGCCCAGGTTTTAAGCCGGTGGTGACGGTATAGAGTTTTTGCTCGATGATTTCGTCGTTCTCTTCTAGGGTGTCTCTGGCGGAAAAGAGGATAAGATCGCGATCGGGATATGGCTCAAAGTCCATGACCACCAGATTCGCAGGACTGAGCATCTCTAAATGATTTTGGGTCATGTTATACAGAATTAAGCGCCCAGTCTCTTCTCCTTCATTGCCAATATAGACAAACACGCGATCGCGGGTTCTAAACTCGCCGACAAAGGGTTTAATCGTCGTACCCTTTTGAGCATCAGAATATTGATCTTTAGCCCCTTCAATTTGTAACTTAAATTGTGTTCCATAGGGTGCAGGCTTATTTAAGGTATAGGCCATGCGCCGCCCTGCCCAACTGGTTTTACCCGATAACGACGGTTCTATTTTGAGATTATTTTCTACACTTGCCCGATCCATGGGATGACTAAATTGCAGAATAAACGCCTTATCTTGAGCCGTAATCGTTTGATCTTGCCAAGTAAATGCCCTGACCCTAGGTGCAGCATTTCTGCCAGTCATCACCAAGATCAACATGATGAAAAACAGTATAATGATTATCCCAATTACTACGCGATCTAGGGGTTGCCAATCTTTCACCTTGGGTTCGATCTTTGCGGTGTAAAAATTGATTAAATAATTGGGAATATTCATTCTTTTCCTCATGGATAATCGTTAATAGTTATAAGGATTTCTAGGTTCAGGAATCGGCTGAACTTCTTGGGCAACAATCACTAACCTGCGCTCCTCATTTAAAACTTCTGTCGCCATTTCCCCTTTTACTTCAATCCAACTATCTTGGGCATAGGTTTCGCCAGATTCCGGAAACTTAAGCGGTAAACCAATCGGATAAGCATCTGCCGCGCAACAGGTAATAATAAACCGAGCAACCAAACTATATTCGGGGGGAAAATCTGGAGGATGAATGACAAACCCGCTTACCTGTACCTTTTGCCCCGTATAGGCATCCGGTTCGGGATACACATTCAAAGTCCTCACCCATTCCACCAAAGATTTATCCTCTGGTCTTGTCACAGTTGTAAATGACTGGGGTGTAATTTCCGTAGTTGGGATAAAATCATTCACTCCTCGTTTCAAAGCCGTTTCAGAAGTAAACGCTTGGGGTCTAACCGTTAGACCAACAATTGCTGTAAACAACAACAGATAGCAACTGAAACCCTGGGGTAATAGGGTAACATGCTCCTTCAAACCACCCGAATTTCGAGGACGGTCAACCAAACGTTTTTGGTAATGTTTCCACAGTTGCCCTCCCTTGACTGCACTGAGTCCAAGTAAACAGATTCCAGCGATAACGATCAGCCAATGGTAGGCTGGATGAATCAGTAAATTCAGTTCTCCACTGATCCATAATTTGATTAATAAAAATCCCCATAATCCCGTGGTAACCACATCTAATGTGGGCAGCCAACGTTGAGGCAAACTTAATTTATTCATCATCCTTGATAATTAATCCACCATGTGATATAAGAACGTCAACACAAAGGTTAACTGGGCGGCTAAAACCAATAAATAGATGATAGGCCTGGGTTTAAACATGGACAACATCAGCCCCACACTTTTGATATCAATCATGGGCCCAAAGACCAGGAAAGCCAGTAATGAGGCGCTGGTAAATGTGGAAGCAAAGGAGAGGGCAAAAAAGGCATCAACGGTGGAACAAATGGAGACCACTGCGCCTAAAATCATCATGGCAACAATTGAGCTGACAGGGCCTGTACCGACCGCTAAGATGAGATCGCGGGGCATTCCTACTTGAATGATAGCGGCGATCGCACTGCCAATCACTAACACTCCCCCCAACTCCCGTAACTCTTGCAGCGTATTGTCCATAAACAAGCGTCCGCGATAAGACCAAGGCTGTTTAACCAAATCCTGAGATAATTGGGTTGCGTCCCAACTTGACTCATCCAGGCGTACCCGTTTCCCCTGTTCGCCAAGAATATAGGTTCCCGATTGCAAGAGGGACAAGGATTCATCTTTCTCTTCATCAAAGTCAGAATTAAAATTAGAACCGCTAGAATCAGCAGCAGGCATTAAACGCACCATTCCTGGTTGCAACATGGGGCGCAAATCCGCTTGTGAACTAAAAATCCAAGCAATTCCTGTGGCAATCAGTAGGGAAAAGATAACCCGAAAGACAACCAATTCCGGTTGGTCTCGAAATGCAGTCCAAGTTGACCAAATCACCACCGGATTAATCGTTGGTGCAGCCAGCAAAAAGCCCACTGCCACAGAAGGGGGAAATCCCTGAAGCAAGAACCGGCGAGCAACGGGGACATTGCCACATTCACACACCGGAAATAGAAAGCCAATGGCGCTTCCTGCCAACGCTCCGAGTAAGGGGTGTTTGGGAATCAAGTTGAGGAGTTTGCGCTCATCAACCAAAAAGAGAAGGGCGCTAGAAAGCAAGACTCCCAGCAACAGAAAGGGAAAAGCTTCAACAATGAGGCTTAAAAAGATGGTAAAGGCAGTTTTGAACTGAGTCATTGGGTTCAACGCTTGGGATAGGTGAAGAGCGCTCCTGGGATCGCATAGGCGTAAGGGTTTGCCCAGTTATTGTATCTGAAAACTCTTCATAAAATATTAAACCCTTGTTGATTCTTTCTCCAGAGAATCGCTTCATCCGGCTCGGTGATGTTATCGTTTTGTGCTTTTTTCTCCAGGTCGTGGTGTTGGAGCTTTGCCATTACCATTATGGCCATTATGACCATTATGACCATTATGACCATTATGACCATTACCTGGGAAGGCATGACTGCCATTCCCCTCATTCAGGATAGCTTCAGACTCAAGGTCTCCATTGAGATCGGGGGTTTCGATCGCTGGTGGAGGTAGGGGCTGGATGTTCATTTCCTCTGCATTAATAACAATGCCCAATAAGCTGTAGTCCTCGGATTCTTCTAGAAGGTCAATTTTATCGGCTAGATGGTCGCTGATGGTATAGCCGGCACGGGTAACGAGGATTACGCCATCGGTATAGCGCTCTAAAATCAGAGGATCGTTACAGACATTGAGGGCAGAAGCGTCAACTACGACAAAATCAAACCGTTTACGGGCATCTTCGAGCAGAAGGCGCATTTCTGCGGATTCGACGACGGCGGCTGCATATTGATAGGGGCCGAAACTGGGGACAATGTAGAGGTTTTCAATGTTGGGAACCAGGCGAATGCAGTCGCTAATTTGGCTGTAGTAGCGCAGGGGTTCTAAGTGAGTATCGGGATCGGGGACAACGTTGAGGTTGTGGGCGTTGGAGGAGTTGCGTAGGTCTGCTTCGACGAGGAGGGTACGTTTTCCGGCTCTGGCGGAGGCGATCGCCAAATTATAGGCGGTGACACTTTTTCCTTCCTGGCGATCGCCACTGGTAACCAAGACCACTTTCGGTTTTTCTTCCACTTGCCGCAATGTAGAGCGGAACCGTTCATAACTATCCAAATAGGGGGAATGGCGAGAGAGCATAAGCGGCACTTCTGCTCCGGAAGTATCCCACTCTTCCACAAAGGGTAAAATTCCCAAAATTTCGACTTCCCGCTCCGTAACAAAGGCTTGAATATCTTCCACGGTTTGCATAGTGGTAGCGAAGACCATACCCAAGCCAAAGATAGCTGCTGCGCCTAAAATTGTGCCCCCAACTGCTCCAGCCGGTAGGAGCAGCAGAATCGGTAAAGGTGCTGGAGGAGTAATCGTTTCCGCCAGTCGGGGAGGTTGGGCAATGTTTAAATTCCCTACGGTTTCCGCTTCGGCGGTTTGAGCGTCAATCAGTTTAGCTTGAATGGTGTCATAAAACTGTTTGGTCAAGACCACCTGTTGTTCTAATCTCGCCCGTTCTGCTTGAGTATTGGGCAACCCAGCATATTCTTGTTTCAATTCTGCGGCAATGGTTTTGGCGACTGCCAATTCTTTCTCTAAGGTTTCTTTCTGGGTTTTCAGTCCTACCAATTCTTGGGCGATCGCCTGCCGAGCCGGATCGAGGCTACTATCCTTACGAATTTGCTCGCCACTTCTCAAAGGAGCCGCTAATCCATCGCCCCCGATCACCTCAGCCGCTCGCGCCGTTAACAAATTCTCTGCTGAGGACAATTGTCGCCTTAACTCCACCATTTGCGGATTATCCGGCCGCAGGGTTTGACTGAGCAACAACTCCTGAGACTCTAACTCATATAACTGACCCCGCAACCGTTGAATAATTGGATCGGCACTTAAGGCGGCTGAGGCATAAGCTTGATCCGGATTCAAGCCCAACTGTCGTTGCAAACTCCCCATCTGAGTCCCCACCGTTTCAATTTGCAATTCCAACTGTCGCTGCTGCTGTTCATTTTGCGTAATTGCGCCTGGCAACTGAGTCCGTTTAATTTCAGCAAATTCCGTTTGCCGAATAAATATTTCTAGCTCATTTTCCGCTTTACGCAGCTCTTCAACCACCTTGGGTAAGCGCTCATTGAGAGTTTGAATAATAGAGCGCAAGCGACTCGTATTGAGGCGACGGCTTTGTTGAATCACCTCTTGCACCAACACATCCGTAATTTGTCTGCCATGGGATCGATTATCCCAAGTTACCGACACATAGAGTAGGGAAGGGGTTCGGCTATTGTCCCGAATTGAAGCCGCTTTCTGCAATTCCCTAGGGCTAATCTGAATTTTGGGATGATTGGCAACCGTTTCTAAGACTTCACCGGTTAAGAGCAATTCTTCGGCGTTCTCTTCGAGCTTTTGGCTTTGGGCCTGGATAGCGGTTCCCGTTTCGGAGATCGTTACTGGAGGTGTAGTGATTTGCAAGACCGATTGAAATTTATAACTGGGAAGACCTTGGGGGGGTTGAAGCACTGCAAATCCTCCACCCCCAAGCGCCCCTACCATCAGGCCAATGGGAATCGCTAACCAATATTTTTCAAAGGCAAGTTTATATTTTTTGATCAGGGGTGAAGTCATGGTTATATCCAGGCTACTTACAAAACAATTCCCTTATGTCTACTTTAACCTAGGCCAAGTTGAATGAACAATTGTCTAAGAATTGCATATAAGGATGCCCGCTCTGATGCCCAATCTAAACAAAATGTTACCAATGAGCCATTAAATTCAGCTCATTGGTAGCAAACCTTTAAGGATTAGATATAACTCTACCCATTAGTCATGAATTGGGGTTCGATGTAGGGTTTGGCAATATTGACTTGGAATAATATCCGCAGTCCCAAGCGTTCAAACCAGGGCACTCCTAAACCCCATTTCATTTTCACTATAAAGTAATATTCCAGGAGTTCCTTGGCCCAAACGACCCAATGGCCTTTAAGAGCATAGGAGTTTTGGCGCTCTCCTAAACTCGGATCGGGCAATACTGGAATGGCGACATAGACAATGCCTGTATCTCCATATTCGGCTAAACAAACGGATTCTAGGGTAGGGCGCTGGAAGGGAGCGGAAATGGCTCCACTGGCTACACCAATATTATGGGCTACAGCTACGGCCATGGCTTCGGTCATGGCTCCACTTTTGGGTAAACCGATGGGAATGGGGGTTTGATCGGGTTGGTCGAGAGCAACGGCTACTCCTAGGGCATAGACGGAGGGAAAGTCCCGATGGCGATAGGTGGGGGTTACGGGAATAAAGCCTTTGGCGTTGGCAATGTCTGGGAGTTGTTGCAGGAATGTGGCTCCCCGGAAGGCGGGTAATATCATGGAGTAGCTGAAGGGGAGTTGTTCACCGGTTCTCAGGGTAACGGTGTCTGGGCTAATGTGGGTAATTTCGGCATTGGTAATGGTTTGGATGCCCCGTTCTTCGAGCAATTCGCTGGTGTATTCTTGGGCGTTTTTGACATCATTTACGCCGAGGTGACCGATGTAGGGTTCTGGGGTGACATAGGTGAGGGTGACTTGATCGCGTAATCCTCGACGGCGTAATTCCCAATCTGCCATGAGGAGGAATTCGTAGGCGGGGCCAAAACAGCCCGCTCCGGGCATGGCTCCGACAACCATGGGCCCGGGGTTTTCTAAATATTTTAACCAGGCTTCTCGTGCATGGATGGCGTGATCGGGGGTACAAACGGATTGGGTGTAGCCTCCGTGGGGGCCGAGGCCAGAGATTGCGTCAAAGGCGAAGGAGGCTCCGGTGGCGATCGCTACATAATCATAATTAATGGTTTGCCCGCCTTCTACGGTAATGGTTTGGGTATGGGGGTTGAGATCGATGACTTTGTGGTTAATCCATTCAATGCCTAAACGTTTGAGATGGGGTTCGAGATCGATTTGAATGGACTCCAGAGAAGCCATATCTAGGGCGACTCGGATTAATCCAGGGATAAAGGTAAAGTGGGAGTGATCGCTAATGAGGGTGACGCGATCGCTCTTGGGTAGTAAGCTGCGTAATTCATGTACTGCTGGCAGTCCACCTAAACCTGCACCAATTACCACAACGTCTGTCATCGTTTTTTCTCCAAAGCTTGCTTGTGTACTGATCTCGCCCTAACCAGAGGCGAGCTAATAAATTTTTGATTTCTAATATCACTATATAGCTATATTAGTAAAAATGCAAGATTTGATATAATCCTTGGAGAGAGACTCGAACTCATTACGCCTAACAGTGCTAACGCGATCGCGTAGGCTGTAACCCTTACCAAATCTACCAGTTACCCACCCTGAAAAGTAAATAGGTATAAAAATAATCAGTATGACCGATAACGATCATCAAGAATTAGCCGCAGTGTTGAACCAGGTTCATCGCCCTTCATAGATGCCCCCAAAATCGATGAAGAAACTTTTAGACGACTCCTACAGTCTCATTCCTTGCTAACCTAAACCAATCTAGAATTCACTCCACTTAATTTAGAGATCATCTCTAGGAATATGCCTTAATCAAAGTCTATTCCTAAATCTTGCTGCGTGGCAGTATACCGGGTGCAATACCAGCTAATCATCGGTATTTAATTCTCCAATCATACAGCATGACCTCACTGATCTATAGTCACTTTATTCCTGAGCGCCAACTTAACC
This window of the Roseofilum capinflatum BLCC-M114 genome carries:
- a CDS encoding pentapeptide repeat-containing protein, which translates into the protein METQELLNRYRQGERDFAHVDLSGAHLSGANLRQIDLTGADLTGANLTWVSLNEANLTGACFRHADLSNGVLTSSQLKGCNFSGANLTKADLRLSRIQEAELNWATLTEADLTSADLQNSTLDQINLERAKLTSVNLSQTELMEANLRQANLTGANLTGANLRESHLEEANLRNAILVEVNLTEANLLNCCLRSANLSRADLHRVILTGADLSDAMLDYADLSRADLAGAYLLKTSFKNSHLLRTNLEDVYLLQGNLSHANLRGSNLRRADLSGSYLSDANLGETDLTDALLLETRLIRTILDGCNLTGACIQNWKIEGVDLSKVICRYLWRQYNFTTKSPTSRYPVNRDFEAGELGQEYQESSTTIEVLFNEPPNWEVLILTLAELQQENLELHLTIESYVPMDHQYLLRLLANHVVNAKILSEQILNLYPEVKERFTLCRQQLLSLLKHPTLPESRPVVNPSPPPPPPPKPMLDRQQQLYQETSKQIKSILFSQLPEQFVANIERLLNYLKEEGIALEQLQKKVIVSAIVQRAQQDEAFRNSLIQWEKKASPEMRVSMMGKSVRVAIAILWKKQKQENSSE
- a CDS encoding TIGR03943 family putative permease subunit; translated protein: MMNKLSLPQRWLPTLDVVTTGLWGFLLIKLWISGELNLLIHPAYHWLIVIAGICLLGLSAVKGGQLWKHYQKRLVDRPRNSGGLKEHVTLLPQGFSCYLLLFTAIVGLTVRPQAFTSETALKRGVNDFIPTTEITPQSFTTVTRPEDKSLVEWVRTLNVYPEPDAYTGQKVQVSGFVIHPPDFPPEYSLVARFIITCCAADAYPIGLPLKFPESGETYAQDSWIEVKGEMATEVLNEERRLVIVAQEVQPIPEPRNPYNY
- a CDS encoding permease; its protein translation is MTQFKTAFTIFLSLIVEAFPFLLLGVLLSSALLFLVDERKLLNLIPKHPLLGALAGSAIGFLFPVCECGNVPVARRFLLQGFPPSVAVGFLLAAPTINPVVIWSTWTAFRDQPELVVFRVIFSLLIATGIAWIFSSQADLRPMLQPGMVRLMPAADSSGSNFNSDFDEEKDESLSLLQSGTYILGEQGKRVRLDESSWDATQLSQDLVKQPWSYRGRLFMDNTLQELRELGGVLVIGSAIAAIIQVGMPRDLILAVGTGPVSSIVAMMILGAVVSICSTVDAFFALSFASTFTSASLLAFLVFGPMIDIKSVGLMLSMFKPRPIIYLLVLAAQLTFVLTFLYHMVD
- a CDS encoding GumC family protein, encoding MTSPLIKKYKLAFEKYWLAIPIGLMVGALGGGGFAVLQPPQGLPSYKFQSVLQITTPPVTISETGTAIQAQSQKLEENAEELLLTGEVLETVANHPKIQISPRELQKAASIRDNSRTPSLLYVSVTWDNRSHGRQITDVLVQEVIQQSRRLNTSRLRSIIQTLNERLPKVVEELRKAENELEIFIRQTEFAEIKRTQLPGAITQNEQQQRQLELQIETVGTQMGSLQRQLGLNPDQAYASAALSADPIIQRLRGQLYELESQELLLSQTLRPDNPQMVELRRQLSSAENLLTARAAEVIGGDGLAAPLRSGEQIRKDSSLDPARQAIAQELVGLKTQKETLEKELAVAKTIAAELKQEYAGLPNTQAERARLEQQVVLTKQFYDTIQAKLIDAQTAEAETVGNLNIAQPPRLAETITPPAPLPILLLLPAGAVGGTILGAAAIFGLGMVFATTMQTVEDIQAFVTEREVEILGILPFVEEWDTSGAEVPLMLSRHSPYLDSYERFRSTLRQVEEKPKVVLVTSGDRQEGKSVTAYNLAIASARAGKRTLLVEADLRNSSNAHNLNVVPDPDTHLEPLRYYSQISDCIRLVPNIENLYIVPSFGPYQYAAAVVESAEMRLLLEDARKRFDFVVVDASALNVCNDPLILERYTDGVILVTRAGYTISDHLADKIDLLEESEDYSLLGIVINAEEMNIQPLPPPAIETPDLNGDLESEAILNEGNGSHAFPGNGHNGHNGHNGHNGHNGNGKAPTPRPGEKSTKR
- a CDS encoding NAD(P)/FAD-dependent oxidoreductase gives rise to the protein MTDVVVIGAGLGGLPAVHELRSLLPKSDRVTLISDHSHFTFIPGLIRVALDMASLESIQIDLEPHLKRLGIEWINHKVIDLNPHTQTITVEGGQTINYDYVAIATGASFAFDAISGLGPHGGYTQSVCTPDHAIHAREAWLKYLENPGPMVVGAMPGAGCFGPAYEFLLMADWELRRRGLRDQVTLTYVTPEPYIGHLGVNDVKNAQEYTSELLEERGIQTITNAEITHISPDTVTLRTGEQLPFSYSMILPAFRGATFLQQLPDIANAKGFIPVTPTYRHRDFPSVYALGVAVALDQPDQTPIPIGLPKSGAMTEAMAVAVAHNIGVASGAISAPFQRPTLESVCLAEYGDTGIVYVAIPVLPDPSLGERQNSYALKGHWVVWAKELLEYYFIVKMKWGLGVPWFERLGLRILFQVNIAKPYIEPQFMTNG